A stretch of Paraburkholderia phenazinium DNA encodes these proteins:
- a CDS encoding alpha/beta fold hydrolase, protein MTQSDAPANAPTATPAHTKSHTYVLVHGAWHGGWCWEAVAQILRSNGHRVFTPTLSGLGERSNLLSPQIDLQVFIQDVVDVLEQHDLSDVILVGHSFGGISIAGAADRVPQRIRQLVFLDAVVLSNGETAFSRLAPEIAAARRQLALETSNGLTIPVPPASAFGVFEPDQVALLERYCTPHPLKTFDDPIALTGPVGGALPKVYIQCVDPVYAPLQSSRDFVKAQKDWAWDEIATGHDAMVSAPEALAEKLMAFV, encoded by the coding sequence TTGACTCAGTCCGATGCCCCTGCCAATGCGCCAACGGCTACGCCGGCGCACACGAAGTCCCACACCTACGTACTGGTCCACGGCGCCTGGCACGGCGGCTGGTGTTGGGAAGCGGTCGCGCAGATCCTCCGCTCGAACGGGCATCGCGTGTTCACGCCGACGCTAAGCGGGCTTGGCGAGCGAAGCAATCTGCTGTCGCCGCAAATCGATCTGCAGGTCTTCATTCAGGACGTCGTCGATGTGCTCGAGCAGCACGACCTCTCCGATGTGATTCTGGTCGGGCACAGCTTCGGCGGCATATCAATCGCTGGCGCTGCCGATCGCGTGCCGCAGCGTATCCGTCAACTGGTGTTTCTCGACGCAGTCGTGCTGTCTAATGGGGAGACGGCGTTTTCGCGGCTCGCGCCGGAGATCGCCGCGGCGCGTAGGCAACTCGCGCTGGAAACCAGTAACGGTTTGACCATCCCGGTACCGCCCGCGAGCGCATTCGGCGTGTTCGAGCCCGATCAGGTCGCATTGCTAGAGCGGTATTGCACACCGCATCCGTTGAAGACGTTCGACGATCCTATTGCTTTGACGGGCCCGGTGGGTGGCGCGCTTCCGAAGGTCTACATCCAGTGCGTCGATCCCGTGTACGCCCCTTTGCAAAGCAGCCGTGACTTTGTGAAAGCGCAGAAGGACTGGGCGTGGGATGAGATTGCTACGGGACACGATGCCATGGTCAGCGCGCCGGAAGCGCTGGCGGAGAAACTGATGGCGTTTGTCTGA
- a CDS encoding MFS transporter, which produces MATVNSGARLDRLPISRFHWKILGLIGAGAFLDAFDIYLANGSLAAMVKTGFTDLRLGSFFISATFMGMMIGAGLSGYLGDRFGRRYSYQANLAIFGLASLAACFAPNIYWLILLRFLMGVGLGAELVVAAGTLCEFVPPATRGRWTSLLALIINSGLLGATAVGYWVIPHLGWRYMFAIAGVGALVVWFLRHRMPESPRWLETVGRLDEAEATVSAIEREVEVRVGKLPPVARVVSHEVPAAPLSALFARGMIGRTLVAALTCMAINMSLYGFVAWLPTFFVKEGLTIVQSLGFVLLMSFGAPFGAVVGYFVTDRMGRRNGLVLFSIVTIVLALIYVQMRAPAAISLVGFALVTAIYTVCTLGLFGYIPELFPTAHRLRGTGIAGTCGRAASMTTPYVALLLYTHFGVTGVLAMVGGVLLLMSVAILALRIETSQQTLEEISPDTEMYGAGGVEVATGGVTRQSARV; this is translated from the coding sequence TTGGCTACCGTTAATTCCGGCGCGCGGCTCGACCGCCTGCCTATCAGTCGTTTTCACTGGAAGATCCTCGGCCTGATCGGCGCGGGCGCGTTTCTCGACGCGTTCGACATCTATCTCGCCAACGGCTCGCTCGCCGCGATGGTCAAGACGGGCTTCACCGATTTGCGGCTCGGCTCGTTCTTCATCTCCGCGACCTTTATGGGCATGATGATCGGCGCGGGTCTGTCGGGTTATCTCGGCGACCGCTTCGGCCGACGCTATTCGTATCAGGCGAATCTGGCTATCTTCGGTCTCGCGTCGCTAGCAGCGTGCTTCGCGCCGAACATCTATTGGCTGATTCTGCTGCGCTTCCTGATGGGTGTCGGGCTCGGCGCGGAACTGGTGGTAGCGGCCGGCACGCTGTGCGAATTCGTCCCGCCGGCCACGCGCGGGCGCTGGACGTCGCTGCTGGCGCTGATCATCAACTCAGGATTGCTCGGCGCGACGGCGGTCGGCTACTGGGTGATTCCTCATCTGGGCTGGCGCTATATGTTTGCGATTGCCGGCGTCGGCGCGCTCGTTGTCTGGTTCCTGCGCCACCGGATGCCGGAGTCGCCGCGTTGGCTCGAAACGGTGGGTCGGCTCGACGAAGCCGAAGCGACGGTCTCGGCGATCGAGCGAGAGGTCGAGGTACGCGTCGGCAAGCTGCCGCCGGTGGCGCGCGTGGTGAGCCACGAAGTGCCTGCGGCGCCGCTGTCTGCGCTGTTTGCGCGCGGGATGATCGGCCGCACGCTGGTGGCCGCACTCACCTGTATGGCTATCAATATGTCGCTGTACGGTTTCGTGGCCTGGCTGCCGACGTTCTTCGTCAAGGAAGGGTTGACGATCGTACAGTCGCTCGGCTTTGTGCTGCTGATGTCGTTCGGCGCGCCGTTTGGCGCCGTGGTCGGCTACTTTGTGACCGACCGTATGGGACGACGTAACGGCCTCGTGCTGTTTTCCATCGTGACGATCGTGCTGGCCCTGATCTATGTGCAGATGCGTGCGCCTGCGGCGATCTCACTCGTCGGGTTCGCGCTCGTCACCGCGATTTATACGGTCTGCACGCTGGGGCTGTTCGGGTATATCCCGGAGTTGTTTCCGACGGCGCATCGCTTGCGTGGTACTGGCATCGCCGGGACCTGCGGGCGGGCGGCTTCGATGACGACGCCTTATGTCGCGCTGCTGCTATACACCCATTTCGGCGTGACGGGTGTGCTTGCCATGGTCGGCGGTGTGTTGTTGCTGATGAGCGTGGCGATTCTCGCGTTGCGCATCGAGACCAGCCAGCAGACGCTCGAAGAGATTTCCCCGGATACGGAGATGTATGGCGCAGGCGGCGTGGAAGTGGCGACTGGTGGTGTGACGCGGCAGTCTGCGAGGGTGTGA
- a CDS encoding HpcH/HpaI aldolase/citrate lyase family protein, translating into MSTALPRSYLFVPGNRPERFEKAHAAGADAVILDLEDAVQPDEKSAARAAVLAAANAARPAWVRINGSDTRWFADDVAALAGHPGIAGVVLPKAETQEQVSAVLAHAHAALSVLPIVETARGFANLTVLCAAPRVSRIVFGTLDFQIDLGIDGEGEELHLFRSQIVLASRLAGIGAPVDGVSTTIDDAAVIEADARRGRRFGFGGKLCIHPKQIDAVHRAYAWSDADQAWATRVLQAVEASEGAAVAVDGKMVDLPVILKARRILGQG; encoded by the coding sequence ATGAGCACCGCGCTGCCGCGTTCATACCTGTTCGTACCGGGCAACCGTCCCGAGCGGTTTGAGAAGGCGCATGCGGCGGGCGCGGATGCCGTGATCCTCGACCTTGAAGATGCCGTGCAGCCGGATGAGAAATCTGCCGCGCGCGCGGCCGTTCTCGCGGCCGCAAATGCCGCGCGGCCGGCATGGGTGCGAATCAACGGCTCCGACACGCGCTGGTTCGCCGACGACGTCGCTGCGCTCGCCGGGCATCCGGGTATCGCCGGGGTGGTGTTGCCGAAGGCGGAGACGCAGGAGCAGGTGAGCGCGGTACTGGCTCATGCGCATGCGGCGCTGAGCGTGCTGCCGATCGTCGAAACGGCCCGCGGTTTTGCCAATCTGACGGTCTTGTGCGCCGCGCCGCGCGTGAGCCGCATCGTGTTCGGGACGCTCGATTTCCAGATCGATCTGGGTATCGACGGCGAGGGGGAGGAATTGCATCTGTTCCGCTCGCAGATCGTGCTGGCCTCGCGGCTGGCGGGGATTGGCGCGCCGGTAGACGGCGTATCGACCACAATCGACGATGCTGCCGTCATCGAAGCCGATGCCCGGCGTGGACGCCGCTTTGGCTTTGGCGGCAAGCTGTGCATCCATCCGAAGCAGATCGATGCGGTGCACCGTGCTTACGCGTGGAGCGACGCAGATCAGGCGTGGGCCACGCGGGTGTTGCAGGCCGTGGAGGCGAGCGAGGGGGCAGCGGTGGCCGTCGACGGCAAGATGGTCGACCTGCCTGTAATCCTGAAGGCGCGGCGGATTCTCGGTCAGGGTTGA
- a CDS encoding MmgE/PrpD family protein translates to MTDHPSRTLAIFAAQLDFDSIPHAVVERTVNLYVDWLGSALAGKGARPVETIARFARQAGGGLAEGPCEVLIDRSRATPYFAAMVNGAASHFAEQDDVHNGSVFHPATVVFPVALALAQANHASGREFIAAAVVGYEVGIRIGEFLGRSHYKVFHTTGTAGTVAAAATAGRLLGLTPAQMLDAFGSAGTQASGLWEFLRDAADSKQLHTAMAAANGLMAAQLAADGFKGATHILEGAQGMAAGMSSDADPARLVDRLGSRWATAETSFKYHAACRHTHPAADALLSVVQQHALAPQEIAKVTAHVHQGAIDVLGPVVNPRTVHQAKFNMGTVLGLVAYHGYAGVTEFEQGFDDDAIAAFRDKVEMAFDAEVDAAYPARWIGKVTVETRDGRTLHGRVDEPKGDPGNTLTRSELATKLQRLAAFSGAASEEEASQLLEHAWQIASQARVGAVFAEEVPA, encoded by the coding sequence ATGACCGATCACCCGAGCCGTACGCTGGCGATATTTGCCGCACAACTGGACTTCGATTCCATTCCCCACGCAGTGGTCGAACGCACCGTCAATCTGTACGTGGACTGGTTAGGCTCGGCGCTTGCCGGTAAAGGCGCGCGGCCGGTCGAGACCATCGCACGTTTTGCCCGCCAGGCGGGCGGCGGTCTTGCAGAGGGGCCGTGTGAAGTCTTGATCGATCGCAGTCGCGCGACACCGTATTTCGCGGCAATGGTGAACGGTGCAGCCTCGCATTTCGCCGAGCAGGACGATGTGCACAACGGTTCGGTTTTTCATCCGGCCACCGTCGTGTTCCCGGTGGCGCTCGCGCTGGCGCAAGCGAACCACGCATCGGGGCGCGAATTCATCGCGGCAGCGGTGGTGGGTTATGAGGTTGGAATTCGTATAGGCGAGTTTCTCGGCCGCTCGCACTACAAGGTTTTTCATACTACCGGCACGGCTGGAACGGTCGCAGCCGCCGCCACCGCGGGCCGGCTGCTCGGTCTTACGCCCGCGCAAATGCTGGACGCTTTCGGCTCGGCAGGCACCCAGGCGAGCGGCCTGTGGGAATTCCTGCGCGACGCGGCGGATTCGAAACAACTGCATACCGCGATGGCTGCGGCCAACGGCCTGATGGCCGCCCAACTCGCCGCCGACGGCTTCAAGGGCGCGACGCACATTCTCGAAGGCGCGCAAGGGATGGCAGCGGGTATGTCGAGCGACGCGGATCCCGCGCGTCTGGTCGACCGACTAGGCAGCCGCTGGGCCACCGCCGAAACATCGTTCAAGTATCACGCCGCTTGCAGGCACACGCATCCTGCGGCGGACGCACTGCTTTCGGTGGTTCAGCAACACGCCTTGGCACCGCAGGAGATCGCGAAGGTCACCGCTCACGTGCATCAAGGCGCAATTGATGTGCTGGGCCCCGTCGTCAATCCGCGTACCGTACACCAGGCGAAGTTCAACATGGGAACGGTGCTGGGCCTCGTCGCTTATCACGGTTATGCGGGCGTGACCGAGTTCGAACAGGGCTTCGACGACGACGCGATCGCCGCCTTCCGCGACAAGGTCGAGATGGCCTTCGACGCTGAAGTAGACGCTGCTTATCCAGCGCGCTGGATCGGCAAGGTCACCGTCGAGACGCGTGACGGCCGCACGCTGCACGGTCGTGTGGACGAGCCCAAGGGCGACCCTGGTAATACGCTGACGCGTTCCGAGCTGGCGACCAAGCTGCAGCGGCTGGCGGCGTTTTCCGGCGCAGCCTCGGAGGAAGAGGCGTCGCAGTTGCTCGAGCACGCCTGGCAAATTGCATCGCAGGCCCGCGTAGGAGCGGTGTTTGCGGAAGAGGTGCCTGCATGA
- a CDS encoding CaiB/BaiF CoA transferase family protein codes for MRPLDGIKVVTLEHAIAAPFCTRQLADLGARVIKVERPRVGDFARGYDERVHGLSSHFVWTNRSKESLALDLKQPEAAKILDALVADADVLVQNLAPGAADRLGLGYETLSGKYPKLIVCDISGYGSDGPYRDKKAYDLLIQSESGFLSITGSPGEPAKAGCSIADIAAGMYAYSNILSALLLRARTGRGCRIDVSMLESMVEWMGYPLYYAIDGQTPPPLSGAAHATIYPYGPFPAGDGKIVMLGLQNEREWKLFCEQVLMQPELATDPRFASNSKRTSAREALRSVIVEAFAPLTAAQVIERLEAAGIANAQMNTLNDVWVHPQLAARERWQEVGTPAGMIPALLPPGLPTSFDPRMDPVPALGEHTDAILRELGYDSAQIDALRVAGTI; via the coding sequence ATGAGACCCCTCGACGGTATCAAGGTCGTCACACTCGAGCACGCCATCGCGGCGCCGTTTTGCACACGCCAGCTTGCCGATCTCGGCGCGCGCGTGATCAAGGTGGAGCGGCCGCGCGTAGGCGATTTCGCGCGCGGCTACGATGAACGGGTGCACGGTCTGTCTTCGCACTTCGTCTGGACCAACCGGTCGAAGGAGAGCCTCGCACTCGACCTTAAGCAACCGGAAGCCGCGAAGATTCTCGACGCACTGGTCGCCGATGCGGATGTGCTCGTGCAAAATCTCGCTCCGGGCGCAGCGGACCGGCTTGGGCTCGGCTACGAGACCTTGAGCGGGAAATATCCGAAGCTGATCGTGTGCGATATTTCCGGCTACGGTTCGGACGGTCCGTATCGCGACAAGAAGGCCTATGACCTGCTGATCCAGAGCGAATCGGGCTTCCTGTCCATTACAGGTTCACCCGGTGAGCCCGCCAAGGCCGGTTGCTCGATCGCCGATATCGCTGCAGGCATGTATGCGTATTCGAACATCCTCAGCGCGTTGTTGCTGCGCGCACGCACGGGGCGCGGTTGCCGCATCGATGTGTCGATGCTGGAGAGCATGGTCGAGTGGATGGGTTATCCGCTCTACTACGCTATTGATGGTCAAACACCCCCGCCGCTGTCTGGCGCTGCGCACGCGACCATCTATCCCTATGGACCGTTCCCCGCGGGCGACGGCAAGATTGTGATGCTTGGCCTGCAGAACGAGCGCGAATGGAAGCTGTTTTGCGAGCAGGTGCTTATGCAACCCGAGCTTGCCACCGATCCGCGCTTTGCATCGAATTCGAAACGCACGTCTGCACGTGAGGCACTGCGCTCGGTGATCGTGGAGGCATTTGCGCCGTTGACGGCGGCACAAGTGATCGAGCGCCTGGAAGCGGCCGGCATTGCCAACGCGCAGATGAATACGCTCAACGACGTATGGGTGCATCCGCAATTGGCTGCGCGCGAGCGTTGGCAAGAGGTCGGCACGCCGGCCGGCATGATTCCAGCCTTGTTGCCGCCTGGCTTGCCCACCAGCTTTGACCCGCGCATGGACCCCGTCCCGGCATTAGGCGAACACACCGACGCGATCTTGCGCGAACTCGGTTACGACAGCGCGCAGATCGATGCGCTGCGCGTGGCCGGCACCATTTGA
- a CDS encoding acyl-CoA dehydrogenase family protein: MQTTQSDSFQDIREAVRDLCQQFSGEYFRKIDEARGYPEAFVDALTKAGWLAALIPQEYGGSGLGLTEASVIMEEINRAGGNSGACHGQMYNMGTLLRHGSAEQKLRYLPKIASGDLRLQSMGVTEPTTGTDTTRIKTTAERRGDRYVINGQKVWISRVQHSDLMILLARTTPLADVKKKSEGMSIFIVDLREAIGHGLTVQPILNMVNHETNELFFDNLEIPAENLIGEEGQGFKYILDGLNAERTLIAAECIGDGYWFVDKVSAYVKERVVFGRPIGQNQGVQFPIARSYVNVEAASLMRFEAARRFDAHEPCGAQANMAKLLAADASWEAANACLQFHGGFGFACEYDVERKFRETRLYQVAPISTNLILSYVAEHILGLPRSF; encoded by the coding sequence ATGCAAACGACGCAATCCGATTCTTTCCAGGACATTCGCGAAGCTGTGCGCGATCTGTGCCAGCAGTTTTCCGGCGAATACTTTCGCAAGATCGACGAGGCGCGCGGCTATCCCGAAGCCTTCGTCGATGCTCTGACCAAAGCGGGCTGGCTCGCCGCGCTGATTCCGCAGGAGTACGGCGGCTCGGGACTCGGTCTGACCGAAGCGTCGGTCATCATGGAGGAAATCAACCGGGCCGGCGGCAACTCGGGCGCGTGTCACGGGCAGATGTACAACATGGGCACGCTGCTGCGGCACGGCTCGGCGGAGCAGAAACTCAGGTATCTGCCGAAGATCGCCAGCGGAGATTTGCGTCTGCAATCGATGGGGGTGACCGAACCCACCACCGGCACGGACACCACCAGGATCAAGACCACCGCCGAGCGTCGCGGCGACCGCTACGTGATCAACGGACAGAAGGTATGGATTTCGCGTGTGCAGCATTCGGATCTCATGATCCTGCTTGCCCGCACCACGCCGCTTGCTGACGTAAAGAAGAAATCCGAGGGCATGTCGATCTTTATCGTCGATCTGCGCGAGGCGATCGGCCACGGTTTGACCGTGCAGCCGATCCTGAACATGGTCAATCACGAGACCAACGAACTGTTCTTCGACAACCTCGAAATTCCCGCGGAAAACCTGATCGGCGAAGAAGGTCAGGGCTTTAAATACATTCTCGATGGGCTGAATGCGGAACGCACGCTGATCGCAGCGGAGTGTATCGGCGACGGTTATTGGTTCGTCGACAAGGTTTCGGCTTATGTGAAAGAGCGCGTCGTCTTCGGTCGCCCGATTGGGCAGAACCAGGGGGTGCAGTTTCCTATCGCGCGCTCGTACGTCAATGTCGAGGCTGCGAGCCTGATGCGTTTCGAAGCCGCACGCCGCTTCGATGCGCATGAACCGTGCGGTGCCCAGGCGAACATGGCCAAACTGCTGGCGGCGGACGCCTCGTGGGAAGCAGCGAACGCGTGTCTGCAATTTCACGGCGGTTTTGGTTTTGCATGCGAATACGACGTAGAGCGCAAGTTTCGCGAAACGCGCCTGTATCAGGTTGCGCCGATCTCGACGAACCTGATTCTCTCGTACGTGGCCGAGCATATTCTCGGCTTGCCGCGTTCGTTCTGA
- a CDS encoding FAS1-like dehydratase domain-containing protein encodes MSASPQSLDAWLEKQEVVKDTITAFPLAALAATLDRTEAGDVVPPMWHWLYFLPVSPLAEKGPDGHPKRGGFLPPVPLPRRMWAGGRLTFHEPLKVGERAVRTSTIANIEDKTGRSGRLVFVTVQHTVEVGGELKIEEEHDIVYRDAPHPDAPPPKAAPAPEGETWRRTIQTAPVLLFRYSALTFNSHRIHYDYPYVTGVEGYPDLVVHGPLIATLLVDLVRRELPDATLQSFAFKALRPTFANHPFTVCGKPCDDGKTIDLWAKDHEGYLTMRATAAIA; translated from the coding sequence ATGTCCGCTTCTCCCCAGAGTCTCGACGCCTGGCTCGAAAAGCAGGAGGTCGTCAAGGACACCATCACCGCCTTTCCCCTGGCGGCGTTGGCGGCAACGCTGGACCGGACCGAAGCGGGCGATGTGGTCCCGCCAATGTGGCACTGGCTGTATTTCTTGCCGGTATCGCCGCTGGCAGAGAAGGGGCCGGACGGTCATCCGAAGCGCGGCGGTTTTCTCCCGCCCGTGCCGTTGCCGCGGCGGATGTGGGCCGGCGGGCGTCTCACGTTCCACGAGCCGCTGAAAGTGGGCGAGCGTGCCGTGCGCACCTCGACCATCGCCAACATCGAGGACAAGACGGGGCGCTCGGGCCGTCTCGTGTTCGTCACGGTGCAGCATACGGTTGAGGTTGGCGGCGAGCTGAAGATCGAAGAAGAGCACGACATTGTCTATCGCGACGCGCCGCATCCCGATGCGCCTCCACCAAAAGCGGCGCCTGCGCCGGAGGGCGAAACGTGGCGGCGCACGATTCAAACTGCCCCGGTATTGCTGTTCCGCTATTCGGCACTGACCTTCAACAGCCACCGCATTCACTACGACTATCCCTACGTGACCGGGGTTGAGGGTTATCCGGACCTGGTCGTGCACGGCCCGTTGATTGCGACGCTGCTAGTTGACCTCGTGCGCCGCGAGTTACCCGACGCCACGCTGCAAAGTTTTGCTTTCAAGGCGCTACGTCCGACCTTCGCGAACCACCCGTTCACTGTTTGCGGCAAACCCTGTGACGACGGCAAGACCATCGATCTGTGGGCCAAAGATCACGAGGGTTATCTGACGATGCGCGCCACGGCGGCAATAGCCTGA
- a CDS encoding 2OG-Fe(II) oxygenase — MNTVLKHVPQNANVTDTTIASLDASDAETARRIEAVDWWNVEQSLDQQGSAMIQGLLSPQACDALSALYSRDALYRSRVVMERHGFGRGEYKYYGYPLPDLIATLRRSVYPHLVPVANRWNTLMHIDACYPAQHAEFIRRCHDAGQTRPTPLILQYAKDDYNCLHQDLYGEHVFPLQLAILLSEPGEDFTGGEFVLTEQRPRMQSRVAVMPLRKGDAVVFAVHHRPVQGTRGSYRVNMRHGVSRLLSGHRHTLGVIFHDAL; from the coding sequence ATGAACACCGTTCTGAAGCACGTTCCCCAAAACGCGAACGTCACCGATACGACCATTGCTTCACTTGATGCATCGGACGCAGAGACGGCGCGCCGCATCGAGGCAGTTGACTGGTGGAACGTCGAGCAGAGTCTCGACCAGCAAGGCAGCGCGATGATTCAAGGCCTCCTGTCGCCGCAGGCATGCGATGCGCTAAGCGCGCTGTATTCACGCGATGCGCTATATCGCAGCCGGGTTGTGATGGAGCGCCACGGTTTCGGTCGCGGCGAATACAAGTACTATGGCTATCCACTGCCCGATCTGATTGCTACGCTGCGCCGCTCGGTATATCCGCATCTGGTGCCGGTAGCGAACCGATGGAACACGCTCATGCATATCGACGCATGCTACCCCGCGCAGCACGCCGAATTCATCCGCCGTTGCCACGATGCCGGTCAGACACGGCCGACGCCGCTGATCCTTCAGTACGCGAAGGACGACTACAACTGCCTGCATCAGGATCTGTACGGCGAGCATGTGTTTCCGCTGCAGTTGGCTATCCTGCTCTCCGAGCCGGGAGAAGATTTCACCGGCGGCGAGTTTGTGCTGACCGAGCAGCGGCCGCGTATGCAGTCACGTGTTGCAGTGATGCCGTTACGTAAAGGCGATGCTGTTGTGTTCGCCGTGCATCATCGCCCCGTGCAGGGCACACGCGGCAGTTATCGGGTCAACATGCGGCACGGCGTGAGCCGGCTGCTTTCAGGGCATCGCCACACGCTCGGAGTGATTTTTCATGACGCACTGTGA
- a CDS encoding LysR family transcriptional regulator has translation MNKTPNLADLRVFCAVARHASFSATAELLGVSPAFVSKRVAMLEADLGTRLLHRSTRRVTITEAGAQVFAWAEKILDDVEHLVEDVSTTQRIPSGTLRISSSFGFGRHVVAPAVARLSAAYPQLNVRLDLLDRIVDVAAEGFDLDVRIGDEIAPHLIARKLAANHRVLCASPEYLERHGKPRELADLVAHRCLVIKERDHPFGVWRLSVKGKETQLKVTGPLSTNHGEIAVQWAVAGYGIVLRSIWDVAPLLENGTLVQVLPQVYQAANVWAVYPERRASSAKVRACVDFLVKEFKGWKGGAALHSAS, from the coding sequence GTGAATAAAACGCCCAATCTCGCCGACCTTCGCGTGTTCTGTGCTGTTGCGCGGCATGCCAGTTTCAGCGCCACCGCGGAATTGCTGGGCGTGTCGCCCGCGTTCGTCAGCAAGCGTGTCGCCATGCTCGAAGCCGATCTCGGCACGCGCTTGCTACACCGCTCCACGCGGCGCGTGACGATCACCGAGGCGGGCGCGCAGGTCTTCGCCTGGGCCGAGAAAATTCTCGATGACGTGGAGCACCTGGTCGAAGATGTCTCCACGACTCAGCGCATCCCGAGCGGCACGTTGCGCATTTCCAGCAGCTTCGGCTTTGGCCGGCATGTGGTTGCGCCCGCGGTGGCGCGCTTGTCGGCGGCATATCCGCAACTGAATGTGCGGCTTGACCTGCTCGACCGGATCGTCGATGTTGCTGCGGAGGGTTTCGATCTCGACGTGCGCATCGGCGACGAGATCGCGCCGCATCTGATTGCGCGCAAGCTGGCGGCGAATCATCGGGTGTTGTGTGCGTCGCCGGAGTATCTGGAACGTCATGGCAAGCCGCGCGAACTGGCCGACCTCGTTGCGCACCGCTGTCTGGTCATCAAGGAGCGCGATCACCCGTTCGGCGTGTGGCGGCTCAGCGTCAAGGGCAAGGAGACGCAGTTGAAGGTGACTGGGCCGCTCTCGACAAATCACGGAGAGATCGCGGTGCAATGGGCCGTGGCCGGGTACGGCATCGTACTGCGTTCGATCTGGGACGTCGCGCCGTTGCTGGAGAACGGTACGCTTGTGCAGGTGTTGCCTCAGGTTTACCAGGCCGCGAACGTATGGGCGGTGTATCCCGAACGCCGTGCGAGTTCGGCAAAAGTGCGGGCGTGCGTGGACTTTCTGGTGAAAGAGTTCAAGGGGTGGAAGGGCGGCGCGGCGCTTCACAGTGCGTCATGA
- a CDS encoding tartrate dehydrogenase, which translates to MTRKQHRIAVIPGDGIGREVMPEALRVLDSVSRRFGVELSYKHIEWASCDYYAQTGQMMPDDWKTQLAGCDAILFGAVGWPDTVPDHISLWGSLLKFRREFDQYVNLRPARTFEGVRSPLAEHNAKDIDFFVVRENTEGEYSSVGGKMFEGTEREVVMQQSIFTRHGTNRVLKFAFDLAQRRARRHVTVATKSNGISISMPWWDERAAEIAATYPDITWDKQHIDILCARFVLQPQRFDVVVASNLFGDILSDLGPACTGTIGIAPSANLNPERRFPSLFEPVHGSAPDIAGKHIANPVAMIWSAAMMLDFLGEGAGAEHDAHEAIVAAISDVLKQGPRTRDMGGEASTDEIGAAIAERVGNYV; encoded by the coding sequence ATGACCCGCAAACAACATCGTATCGCCGTGATCCCCGGCGACGGCATCGGCCGTGAAGTAATGCCGGAAGCGCTCCGCGTCCTCGACTCAGTCAGCCGCCGCTTCGGCGTCGAACTCTCGTACAAGCACATCGAGTGGGCCAGTTGCGACTACTACGCGCAAACAGGCCAGATGATGCCCGACGACTGGAAAACCCAGCTTGCCGGTTGCGATGCCATCCTGTTCGGCGCGGTTGGCTGGCCCGACACCGTGCCCGATCATATCTCGCTGTGGGGCTCGCTTCTCAAGTTCCGCCGCGAGTTCGACCAGTACGTCAATCTGCGTCCGGCACGCACGTTTGAAGGCGTGCGCTCGCCGCTCGCCGAACACAACGCGAAAGACATCGACTTCTTCGTCGTGCGCGAGAACACCGAGGGCGAGTATTCGTCGGTGGGCGGCAAGATGTTCGAAGGCACCGAGCGCGAGGTGGTGATGCAGCAGTCCATCTTCACGCGTCACGGCACCAACCGCGTATTGAAGTTCGCCTTCGATCTCGCGCAACGCCGCGCCCGGCGTCATGTGACGGTAGCGACCAAGAGCAACGGCATTTCCATCAGCATGCCTTGGTGGGACGAACGCGCCGCCGAAATCGCGGCCACGTACCCCGACATCACGTGGGACAAGCAGCATATCGACATCCTGTGCGCGCGTTTCGTGTTGCAGCCGCAGCGCTTCGATGTAGTGGTTGCGTCCAACCTGTTCGGCGACATTCTCTCGGATCTCGGTCCGGCCTGCACGGGCACGATCGGCATTGCCCCCTCCGCGAACCTGAATCCGGAGCGGCGCTTTCCTTCGCTATTCGAACCGGTTCACGGCTCGGCGCCGGATATTGCAGGCAAGCATATCGCCAATCCGGTCGCGATGATCTGGTCCGCGGCGATGATGCTCGACTTCCTCGGCGAAGGTGCGGGCGCTGAGCACGATGCGCATGAAGCGATTGTGGCGGCGATCTCGGACGTGCTGAAGCAAGGACCGCGCACGCGCGATATGGGCGGGGAAGCGTCGACGGATGAGATTGGTGCGGCGATTGCGGAGCGGGTTGGTAAC